The Litoribrevibacter albus genome segment TTATGAAGAGCTCTGCTTAGGGGTTATCAAGCCTGACTCTAAAGCAGAGTATTTACGCATCATTAATGCACTTGCCGATCAAGGTGCGGAAGCCGTGATTCTTGGTTGTACGGAAATAGGTATGCTGGTTCAACAGTCGGATACCAACATTAAGTTATTGGACACCACAGCGATACACGCAGAAAAAGCTGTCGAATATGCCATATTTGATGAACGAATCTAATAGAAAACCCAGCAAGGAAAGGCAAATAATGAGTTCGGACATTCAAGCAATATTTGATCGTTATCCTGCACATGTCCGGCCGTGCCTTTTACGACTCAGATCCTTGATTCTCGATATTGCGGAAAGCGTAAATTTGGGCAAAGTTGAAGAAGCGTTAAAGTGGGGAGAACCCAGTTTCCAAGTCAAAAGCGGTAGCCCAATCAGAATGGACTGGAAAGAAAAAACACCGGATCAGTACTACCTGTTTTTTCACTGCCAAACCAAACTGGTCGATACCTTTCGCGAGCTGTATTCCAACTCACTACCCTTTGAAGGCAATCGCGCCATCGTACTTGATGTGAATAAGGATCTTCCTGAAGACATTATTCGACACTGCTTAACTCTGGCCATGCAATACAAACGGATTAAACACTTGCCATTGCTGGGCGCATAAAGATCGACATTCATACCCTCTAAACGATAAAAATATTAAGGACAATTATGAGCATTACCCGAATCAATGAATTCCAAGCCGCTGAAGGTAAAGCCACCGAATTATTCACCTTCCTGAAATCATTGAAAACTTACATTTCTTCCTCACCTGGGTGTGAGTCCTGCGAAGTACTGCAAAGTAACGATAACGACAGCCTGTTTGTAGTGATCGAAGTGTGGGATTCTGCTGACTCACATAAGACCTCTCTGGACAACTACCCTCAAGAAGACATGGCCGCCGCTATGCCCTTGATCGGCGCACCACCAAAAGGTGGTTTTTATCACTCATAGCTCCAACAATTACTTATGAATGATCAATCTTCAAGCCGAGCGCATGAGATACATTAGGGATAAAAAGTAATGATCATTGAAGCATATAAAGATGAACATCAAGACGGCATCATTCAACTGATTGTGGGTATTCAACGCTCTGAATTTGATTTAGACATCACCGCCGACGATCAACCCGATTTAATGAACATCCAAGATTTCTATATCACAGGAAAAGGCAATTTTTGGGTGGCCGTAGATAACGACCATGTCGTTGGCACCATCTCATTATTGGACATCGGGGACGATACAGTAGCCCTGCGGAAGATGTTTGTGGCCGAATCTCATCGGGGTAAAGAAAAAGGCGTTGCGAATCAATTACTCAACACCGCGTTTGACTGGGCAGAAGCAAACCAACTCAAAGCCATTTACTTAGGAACAACATCGAAGTTTCTGGCAGCACATCGTTTCTATGAAAAAAATGGCTTCTCGGAAATCCTGAAATCGGCACTTCCTGAGGCGTTTCCTATCATGACCGTGGATACCAAATTCTATAAGCGAGAGATCGGGTAGCAGGGATAAATTCATTCCCCAATTCACTCGGACTTTATCTCGAACTTCCATGAGTCGCTTTCTAAGCGTTCATTCGATGCCAGCCGTTTTGCTATCGCGGCATCAAAAGCGGTCATAATACGTTTGTTCTCAGCCCGCTTTGCCGACAGATTCAACAAATGATATTCATAGGCATGAAAAGTTGGGCTCTGCTCAAATGACGCCATTTGATTGGGATAAAATTGTTGCGCTTCGAATTGCACCACCAAACTG includes the following:
- a CDS encoding DUF1801 domain-containing protein; the encoded protein is MSSDIQAIFDRYPAHVRPCLLRLRSLILDIAESVNLGKVEEALKWGEPSFQVKSGSPIRMDWKEKTPDQYYLFFHCQTKLVDTFRELYSNSLPFEGNRAIVLDVNKDLPEDIIRHCLTLAMQYKRIKHLPLLGA
- a CDS encoding putative quinol monooxygenase → MSITRINEFQAAEGKATELFTFLKSLKTYISSSPGCESCEVLQSNDNDSLFVVIEVWDSADSHKTSLDNYPQEDMAAAMPLIGAPPKGGFYHS
- a CDS encoding GNAT family N-acetyltransferase, giving the protein MIIEAYKDEHQDGIIQLIVGIQRSEFDLDITADDQPDLMNIQDFYITGKGNFWVAVDNDHVVGTISLLDIGDDTVALRKMFVAESHRGKEKGVANQLLNTAFDWAEANQLKAIYLGTTSKFLAAHRFYEKNGFSEILKSALPEAFPIMTVDTKFYKREIG